A portion of the Flavobacterium limnophilum genome contains these proteins:
- a CDS encoding alpha/beta fold hydrolase — MENKPTSITLHNFTTESGAFYAFLNLSFQVFGPVLNTAPIVLVNHALTGNSQVVGEHGWWNSLIGESKTIDINKYTILAFNVPGNGYDDVLIENNLDFNARDVAKLFLEGIKILKIQQLYAIIGGSVGGGIAWEMVALEPKITQHLIPIATDWKSTDWLIANCFLQEQILNNSSKPIEDARIHAMLCYRTPESFKAKFQRTTNEELAIFNVESWLNHHGKKLQKRFQLSAYRMMNQLLKTIDITRNRDSFEEIISKVEANIHIIGIDSDLFFTANENKETFEELKKLNKNVSYGEIKSIHGHDAFLIEYKQLDNLLKDIF; from the coding sequence TTGAGTTTTCAGGTTTTTGGGCCAGTCCTGAATACCGCTCCAATTGTTTTGGTAAACCACGCCTTGACCGGAAATTCGCAAGTTGTTGGAGAACACGGTTGGTGGAATAGTCTCATTGGCGAAAGCAAAACAATCGACATCAATAAATACACTATTTTGGCTTTCAATGTTCCCGGAAATGGTTACGATGATGTCTTGATAGAAAATAACTTGGATTTTAATGCAAGAGACGTTGCCAAACTTTTTTTGGAAGGAATCAAAATATTGAAAATTCAACAATTGTACGCTATTATTGGTGGTTCTGTTGGCGGAGGAATTGCTTGGGAAATGGTCGCTTTGGAGCCGAAAATTACCCAACATTTAATACCGATTGCCACTGACTGGAAATCGACGGATTGGTTGATTGCCAATTGTTTTTTGCAGGAACAAATCCTGAATAACTCTTCAAAACCGATTGAAGACGCTCGAATTCACGCCATGTTGTGTTACAGAACACCAGAATCGTTCAAAGCCAAATTCCAGCGAACAACGAATGAAGAATTAGCTATTTTTAATGTGGAAAGTTGGTTGAATCATCACGGCAAGAAATTGCAAAAGCGTTTTCAGCTTTCGGCTTATCGAATGATGAACCAGTTGCTCAAAACGATTGACATCACCAGAAACAGGGATTCTTTCGAAGAAATTATTTCTAAGGTTGAAGCCAATATTCACATCATCGGCATTGATTCCGACTTGTTTTTTACGGCGAACGAAAATAAAGAAACCTTCGAAGAATTAAAGAAATTGAATAAAAATGTTTCTTATGGCGAGATAAAATCAATCCACGGCCACGACGCATTTTTGATAGAATACAAACAATTAGATAATTTGCTTAAGGATATTTTTTAA